GGACGCAAGGCCGAAGTGAGCACCTGTATTCTGAAGCGGGCGACAACTTCAAGGCATACGGAGTGGCCGGGCACAGACATCACCCGGAAATCACCGAGCAACTTACGGCACTGGCGGGCGAAGCGGTCAAGCTTACTTTCGTTCCCCATCTGGTGCCCATGATTCGCGGCATGTTGTCCACCATTTACGTCACAATCAAGGATGATGCCCTGGATACGGATTTCCAGGCCCTGTACGAAAGCCGTTACGCTAACGAACAGTTCGTGGATGTGATGCCGGCAGGCAGTCAGCCCGAAACCAGATCGGTGCGGGCCTCAAACACCCTGCGCATTGCCGTAAGCCGCCCGGATAATGGCAATCAGCTTATTATCATCGTAGTTCAGGATAATCTGGTCAAGGGCGCCGCCGGCCAGGCAGTGCAGAATATGAATCTGCTTTTCGGTTTGCCTGAGCAGGCAGGTCTGGGTGGCGTGGCCATTCTTCCCTGATCTGATTGATATGTCCATGATCGCGCGCGGTTTTCTGTTTCTTGTCGGCGTCACTTTGGGAGGCAGCGCTGCGTATTATTACACGCATAATATGATGCAGCGTGAAATGTTCAGTCAGAAGACAGAGCTGGCCGAGCAATTGTCTCATGCGCTGATGCAGGAAAAAATAAAGATGACCGAGCTGCAAAGCCGCCTGGATATCTCCGACACGCAGATGACCATGGATCGGGCGACGATTGCGGAGTATGAGAGCCAGGTCAAAAAGCTCCAGGACGATCTGGCACGCACATCCGAACAGCTGTCCTTTTATGATGAGCTGGTGCCGGCCGGCCCCCAGGGCGCGATCAGTGTGCGCGGCTTCGATGCGGTCGTAGAGGGGCGGCGTGTCCGCTTCAAGGTGCTGGTCTCCCGGCAGGCCCAGGCCGGTACGGTGTTCAAGGGCGAGCTCAAATTTACGGCAAGCGGCACCTTAAAGGGTGAAGCGGCCACTGTGGATTTGATTCCCGATACGGTCGAGCACGCCAGTACGGGTTCGGACAGTATTCCAGCGGTTACCGACTTGAAAAAACAAGCCCCGGCCCCAATATTAAAGCTGGATTTTGAAACCATTCAGCGAATCCAGGGTCTATTGATGTTCCCAGAGGGATTTGTTCCCAAAAAAATCACCATGCGTGTGCTCGAAGGCAAAACAGTGCGTGCGTCGCGCACGGCCGAATTGTCTCCCTGATTGCGCCATATGGTAAAATGAATTTCTGCTAACGGTGGCTGTATCCCACCAGGAGTCTAAAAATGAGTACTGTTCTC
Above is a window of Advenella kashmirensis WT001 DNA encoding:
- a CDS encoding DUF6776 family protein — translated: MAWPFFPDLIDMSMIARGFLFLVGVTLGGSAAYYYTHNMMQREMFSQKTELAEQLSHALMQEKIKMTELQSRLDISDTQMTMDRATIAEYESQVKKLQDDLARTSEQLSFYDELVPAGPQGAISVRGFDAVVEGRRVRFKVLVSRQAQAGTVFKGELKFTASGTLKGEAATVDLIPDTVEHASTGSDSIPAVTDLKKQAPAPILKLDFETIQRIQGLLMFPEGFVPKKITMRVLEGKTVRASRTAELSP